A section of the Marmota flaviventris isolate mMarFla1 chromosome 19, mMarFla1.hap1, whole genome shotgun sequence genome encodes:
- the LOC114102985 gene encoding general transcription factor II-I repeat domain-containing protein 2B-like isoform X4 encodes MAQVAMSTLPVEDEESSENRMVVTFLVSALESMCKELAKSKVEVACIAVYETDVFVVGTERGCAFVNARKDLQKDFARYCLVEEPSEAKPPRPARGPQASSGEAEALRKAVGDHFCLCYGKALGTTAMVPVPYEQMLHDQAAVEVQGLPEGLAFQHPENYDLATLKRILEDRAGISFIIHRPFLGPESQLGAHGTVADSERTVLSPKESCGAISVKTEPMDDSGISLKAEAVSVKKESEDPCYCQHHVPEGDCSSTSNEEMETELPMEESAQLVCADTNEDPKGHVKVEGNTNSFSITNSAAGVEDLKIVQVAIPDNEKEKLSSIEKTKQLREQVNDLFSRKFGEAIGVDFPVKVPYRKITFNPGCVVIDGMPPGVVFKAPGYLEITSMRRILEAADFIKFTVIRPLPGLELSNVGKRKIDQEGRVFQEKWERAYFFVEEQSIPTCLICKQSMSVSKEYNLRRHYQTNHSKHYDQYTEHMRDQKLRELKRGLRRYLLGSPEAGASEQKQTLPSAGRPDSATEQPAEDVAGSLWEKLREKLRSFVAYSLAIDEITDINNTTQLAIFIRGVDAGFDVSEELLDTVPMTGTKSANEVFSRVEKSLKKFNIDWSKLVSVASTGTPAMVDANSGLITKLKSKVATLCKGSDLKSVRCIIHPESVCAQKLKMDHVMDVVVDSVNWVCSRGLNHGEFTTLLYELDSQYGSLLYHTGIKWLSRGLVLKRFFESLEEIDSFMSSRGKPVPQLSSKDWIRDLAFLVDVTMHLNTLNISLQGHSQVVTQMYDLLRAFLAKLCLWETHLARNNLAHFPTLKSVARHQGDGLNYVPRIAELKTEFQKRLSDFERYESELRLFSAPFSTGIESVREELQLEVIDLQCNSALKAKYDEVGVPEFYRHLWSSYPRYRSHCARVLSMFGSTYVCEQLFSIMKLSKTKHCSQLKGSQWDPVLHVAS; translated from the exons ATGGCCCAGGTAGCGATGTCCACCCTGCCCGTTGAAGATGAGGAGTCTTCGGAGAACAGGATGGTGGTGACCTTCCTCGTGTCTGCCCTCGAGTCCATG TGTAAGGAGCTGGCCAAGTCCAAGGTGGAGGTGGCCTGCATCGCCGTGTATGAGACAGACGTGTTCGTGGTGGGCACCGAGAGGGGATGCGCCTTCGTCAACGCCAGGAAGGATCTGCAGAAGGACTTTGCCAGATACT GCCTCGTGGAGGAGCCAAGTGAGGCGAAGCCCCCCCGCCCTGCCCGCGGGCCGCAGGCGTCCTCAGGAGAAGCAGAGGCTCTCAGGAAAGCAGTCGGGGACCACTTCTGCCTCTGTTACG GGAAGGCGCTGGGGACCACAGCGATGGTGCCTGTCCCGTACGAGCAGATGCTGCACGACCAGGCGGCTGTGGAGGTGCAGGGCCTCCCAGAGGGGCTCGCCTTTCAGCACCCCGAGAATTACGACCTCGCCACCCTCAAGCGCATCCTGGAGGACAGAGCGGGGATCTCGTTCATCATACACAG ACCTTTCCTAGGTCCCGAGAGCCAGCTGG GTGCCCATGGGACGGTAGCAGACTCCGAGAGAACAGTACTGTCACCAAAGGAAAG CTGTGGCGCCATCAGTGTGAAAACTGAACCCATGGACGATTCTG GGATTTCCCTGAAGGCAGAAGCTGTATCCGTCAAGAAGGAGTCGGAGGACCCCTGCTACTGCCAGCACCATGTGCCAG aaGGCGACTGTTCTTCCACAAGCAATGAAGAAATGGAAACGGAATTACCAATGGAAG AGTCTGCCCAGCTGGTTTGTGCAGACACAAATGAGGACCCCAAAGGCCACGTGAAGGTCGAAG gaaacaCAAATTCATTCAGTATTACGAATTCTGCAGCTGGTGTTGAAGATCTTAAGATTGTACAGGTGGCAATTCCAG ataacgagaaagaaaaattatcaagcATTGAAAAGACTAAACAGCTACGAGAACAAGTCAATGACCTCTTTAGCCGAAAATTTG GTGAAGCGATTGGCGTGGACTTCCCTGTGAAAGTTCCCTACAGGAAAATCACCTTCAACCCGGGCTGCGTGGTGATCGACGGCATGCCCCCGGGTGTGGTGTTCAAAGCCCCCGGCTACCTGGAGATCACCTCCATGAGAAGGATCTTGGAGGCTGCAGACTTCATCAAATTCACAGTCATTAG accGCTTCCAGGCCTCGAGCTCAGCAATG TGGGAAAGCGGAAGATCGACCAGGAGGGCCGCGTGTTCCAGGAGAAGTGGGAGCGCGCCTACTTCTTTGTGGAGGAGCAGAGCATCCCCACGTGCCTCATCTGCAAGCAGAGCATGTCGGTGTCCAAGGAGTACAACCTGCGGAGACACTACCAGACCAACCACAGCAAGCACTACGACCAGTACACGGAGCACATGCGCGACCAGAAGCTCCGCGAGCTCAAGAGGGGGCTGCGCAGGTACCTCCTGGGCTCCCCTGAGGCCGGCGCCTCAGAGCAGAAGCAGACGCTGCCCAGCGCGGGGCGCCCCGACAGTGCGACCGAGCAGCCCGCCGAGGACGTGGCCGGCAGCTTGTGGGAGAAGCTGCGTGAGAAGCTGCGCTCGTTCGTGGCCTACTCCCTGGCCATCGACGAGATCACGGACATCAACAACACCACCCAGCTGGCCATCTTCATCCGCGGCGTGGACGCGGGCTTCGACGTGTCCGAGGAGCTCCTGGATACGGTGCCCATGACGGGCACCAAGTCCGCCAATGAGGTCTTCTCGCGCGTGGAGAAGAGTCTCAAGAAGTTCAACATCGACTGGTCGAAACTAGTGAGCGTGGCCTCCACGGGCACCCCCGCCATGGTCGATGCCAACAGCGGCCTCATCACCAAACTGAAATCCAAGGTGGCCACGCTGTGCAAGGGCTCGGATCTGAAATCCGTCCGCTGCATCATCCACCCAGAGTCCGTCTGCGCCCAGAAGCTAAAGATGGACCACGTCATGGATGTGGTGGTGGACTCGGTGAACTGGGTCTGCTCCCGGGGGCTGAACCACGGCGAGTTCACCACGCTGCTCTACGAGCTGGACAGCCAGTACGGCAGCCTCCTCTACCACACCGGCATTAAGTGGCTCAGCCGCGGGCTGGTGCTCAAGAGGTTCTTTGAGTCTCTGGAGGAAATCGACTCCTTCATGTCCTCCCGAGGGAAGCCGGTGCCCCAGCTGAGCTCCAAAGACTGGATCCGGGACCTGGCCTTCCTGGTGGACGTAACCATGCACCTGAACACCCTGAACATCTCCCTCCAGGGCCATTCGCAAGTCGTCACGCAGATGTACGACCTGCTGCGCGCCTTCCTGGCCAAGCTGTGCCTCTGGGAGACGCACCTAGCCAGGAACAACCTGGCCCACTTCCCCACGCTGAAGTCGGTGGCCAGACACCAAGGCGACGGCCTCAACTACGTCCCCAGGATCGCGGAGCTGAAGACGGAGTTCCAGAAACGACTGTCCGACTTCGAGCGCTACGAGAGCGAGCTGAGGCTCTTCAGCGCCCCGTTCTCCACCGGGATTGAGAGCGTGCGCGAAGAGCTGCAGCTGGAGGTGATCGACCTGCAGTGCAACTCGGCGCTGAAGGCCAAGTACGACGAGGTGGGCGTCCCCGAGTTCTACAGGCACCTCTGGAGCAGCTACCCCAGGTACCGCAGCCACTGCGCCAGGGTCCTCTCCATGTTCGGCAGCACCTACGTCTGCGAGCAGCTCTTCTCCATCATGAAGCTGAGCAAGACCAAGCACTGCTCCCAGCTGAAGGGCTCACAGTGGGACCCCGTGCTCCACGTGGCTTCGTGA
- the LOC114102985 gene encoding general transcription factor II-I repeat domain-containing protein 2B-like isoform X5, with protein MRQTCSWWAPRGDAPSSTPGRICRRTLPDTASWRSQVRRSPPALPAGRRRPQEKQRLSGKQSGTTSASVTGRRWGPQRWCLSRTSRCCTTRRLWRCRASQRGSPFSTPRITTSPPSSASWRTERGSRSSYTGAHGTVADSERTVLSPKESCGAISVKTEPMDDSGISLKAEAVSVKKESEDPCYCQHHVPEGDCSSTSNEEMETELPMEESAQLVCADTNEDPKGHVKVEGNTNSFSITNSAAGVEDLKIVQVAIPDNEKEKLSSIEKTKQLREQVNDLFSRKFGEAIGVDFPVKVPYRKITFNPGCVVIDGMPPGVVFKAPGYLEITSMRRILEAADFIKFTVIRPLPGLELSNVGKRKIDQEGRVFQEKWERAYFFVEEQSIPTCLICKQSMSVSKEYNLRRHYQTNHSKHYDQYTEHMRDQKLRELKRGLRRYLLGSPEAGASEQKQTLPSAGRPDSATEQPAEDVAGSLWEKLREKLRSFVAYSLAIDEITDINNTTQLAIFIRGVDAGFDVSEELLDTVPMTGTKSANEVFSRVEKSLKKFNIDWSKLVSVASTGTPAMVDANSGLITKLKSKVATLCKGSDLKSVRCIIHPESVCAQKLKMDHVMDVVVDSVNWVCSRGLNHGEFTTLLYELDSQYGSLLYHTGIKWLSRGLVLKRFFESLEEIDSFMSSRGKPVPQLSSKDWIRDLAFLVDVTMHLNTLNISLQGHSQVVTQMYDLLRAFLAKLCLWETHLARNNLAHFPTLKSVARHQGDGLNYVPRIAELKTEFQKRLSDFERYESELRLFSAPFSTGIESVREELQLEVIDLQCNSALKAKYDEVGVPEFYRHLWSSYPRYRSHCARVLSMFGSTYVCEQLFSIMKLSKTKHCSQLKGSQWDPVLHVAS; from the exons ATGAGACAGACGTGTTCGTGGTGGGCACCGAGAGGGGATGCGCCTTCGTCAACGCCAGGAAGGATCTGCAGAAGGACTTTGCCAGATACT GCCTCGTGGAGGAGCCAAGTGAGGCGAAGCCCCCCCGCCCTGCCCGCGGGCCGCAGGCGTCCTCAGGAGAAGCAGAGGCTCTCAGGAAAGCAGTCGGGGACCACTTCTGCCTCTGTTACG GGAAGGCGCTGGGGACCACAGCGATGGTGCCTGTCCCGTACGAGCAGATGCTGCACGACCAGGCGGCTGTGGAGGTGCAGGGCCTCCCAGAGGGGCTCGCCTTTCAGCACCCCGAGAATTACGACCTCGCCACCCTCAAGCGCATCCTGGAGGACAGAGCGGGGATCTCGTTCATCATACACAG GTGCCCATGGGACGGTAGCAGACTCCGAGAGAACAGTACTGTCACCAAAGGAAAG CTGTGGCGCCATCAGTGTGAAAACTGAACCCATGGACGATTCTG GGATTTCCCTGAAGGCAGAAGCTGTATCCGTCAAGAAGGAGTCGGAGGACCCCTGCTACTGCCAGCACCATGTGCCAG aaGGCGACTGTTCTTCCACAAGCAATGAAGAAATGGAAACGGAATTACCAATGGAAG AGTCTGCCCAGCTGGTTTGTGCAGACACAAATGAGGACCCCAAAGGCCACGTGAAGGTCGAAG gaaacaCAAATTCATTCAGTATTACGAATTCTGCAGCTGGTGTTGAAGATCTTAAGATTGTACAGGTGGCAATTCCAG ataacgagaaagaaaaattatcaagcATTGAAAAGACTAAACAGCTACGAGAACAAGTCAATGACCTCTTTAGCCGAAAATTTG GTGAAGCGATTGGCGTGGACTTCCCTGTGAAAGTTCCCTACAGGAAAATCACCTTCAACCCGGGCTGCGTGGTGATCGACGGCATGCCCCCGGGTGTGGTGTTCAAAGCCCCCGGCTACCTGGAGATCACCTCCATGAGAAGGATCTTGGAGGCTGCAGACTTCATCAAATTCACAGTCATTAG accGCTTCCAGGCCTCGAGCTCAGCAATG TGGGAAAGCGGAAGATCGACCAGGAGGGCCGCGTGTTCCAGGAGAAGTGGGAGCGCGCCTACTTCTTTGTGGAGGAGCAGAGCATCCCCACGTGCCTCATCTGCAAGCAGAGCATGTCGGTGTCCAAGGAGTACAACCTGCGGAGACACTACCAGACCAACCACAGCAAGCACTACGACCAGTACACGGAGCACATGCGCGACCAGAAGCTCCGCGAGCTCAAGAGGGGGCTGCGCAGGTACCTCCTGGGCTCCCCTGAGGCCGGCGCCTCAGAGCAGAAGCAGACGCTGCCCAGCGCGGGGCGCCCCGACAGTGCGACCGAGCAGCCCGCCGAGGACGTGGCCGGCAGCTTGTGGGAGAAGCTGCGTGAGAAGCTGCGCTCGTTCGTGGCCTACTCCCTGGCCATCGACGAGATCACGGACATCAACAACACCACCCAGCTGGCCATCTTCATCCGCGGCGTGGACGCGGGCTTCGACGTGTCCGAGGAGCTCCTGGATACGGTGCCCATGACGGGCACCAAGTCCGCCAATGAGGTCTTCTCGCGCGTGGAGAAGAGTCTCAAGAAGTTCAACATCGACTGGTCGAAACTAGTGAGCGTGGCCTCCACGGGCACCCCCGCCATGGTCGATGCCAACAGCGGCCTCATCACCAAACTGAAATCCAAGGTGGCCACGCTGTGCAAGGGCTCGGATCTGAAATCCGTCCGCTGCATCATCCACCCAGAGTCCGTCTGCGCCCAGAAGCTAAAGATGGACCACGTCATGGATGTGGTGGTGGACTCGGTGAACTGGGTCTGCTCCCGGGGGCTGAACCACGGCGAGTTCACCACGCTGCTCTACGAGCTGGACAGCCAGTACGGCAGCCTCCTCTACCACACCGGCATTAAGTGGCTCAGCCGCGGGCTGGTGCTCAAGAGGTTCTTTGAGTCTCTGGAGGAAATCGACTCCTTCATGTCCTCCCGAGGGAAGCCGGTGCCCCAGCTGAGCTCCAAAGACTGGATCCGGGACCTGGCCTTCCTGGTGGACGTAACCATGCACCTGAACACCCTGAACATCTCCCTCCAGGGCCATTCGCAAGTCGTCACGCAGATGTACGACCTGCTGCGCGCCTTCCTGGCCAAGCTGTGCCTCTGGGAGACGCACCTAGCCAGGAACAACCTGGCCCACTTCCCCACGCTGAAGTCGGTGGCCAGACACCAAGGCGACGGCCTCAACTACGTCCCCAGGATCGCGGAGCTGAAGACGGAGTTCCAGAAACGACTGTCCGACTTCGAGCGCTACGAGAGCGAGCTGAGGCTCTTCAGCGCCCCGTTCTCCACCGGGATTGAGAGCGTGCGCGAAGAGCTGCAGCTGGAGGTGATCGACCTGCAGTGCAACTCGGCGCTGAAGGCCAAGTACGACGAGGTGGGCGTCCCCGAGTTCTACAGGCACCTCTGGAGCAGCTACCCCAGGTACCGCAGCCACTGCGCCAGGGTCCTCTCCATGTTCGGCAGCACCTACGTCTGCGAGCAGCTCTTCTCCATCATGAAGCTGAGCAAGACCAAGCACTGCTCCCAGCTGAAGGGCTCACAGTGGGACCCCGTGCTCCACGTGGCTTCGTGA